In Uranotaenia lowii strain MFRU-FL chromosome 2, ASM2978415v1, whole genome shotgun sequence, one genomic interval encodes:
- the LOC129748262 gene encoding irregular chiasm C-roughest protein-like, giving the protein MKSPGFQCLLMTVLNFSIFISLGEAAILGEIPQQKLLHPKEQQQPAITQQQQTFRIKPSNLEVHLGEEVVLRCEIDHRAGQVQWTKDGFALGFTDEIVGFPRYSLNQNHNDGVYNLRITNASFDDSADYQCQVGPTKGIKPIRAGAKVTVLGSTKAHHGIHHRN; this is encoded by the exons TGCTAAATTTCAGCATATTCATTAGCTTGGGAGAAGCTGCAATTCTGGGCGAAATTCCTCAGCAAAAACTTCTACACCCGAAGGAACAACAACAACCGGCAATAACCCAGCAGCAGCAAACTTTCCGCATCAAACCCTCCAACCTGGAGGTGCACCTGGGCGAGGAAGTGGTTCTGCGGTGCGAAATCGATCACCGAGCCGGGCAGGTGCAGTGGACCAAGGACGGATTCGCGCTCGGATTCACCGATGAAATTGTGGGCTTCCCGCGTTACTCACTGAACCAAAACCACAACGATGGGGTGTACAATCTGCGCATTACCAATGCCTCGTTCGACGATTCGGCCGACTACCAGTGCCAGGTGGGGCCCACCAAGGGCATCAAACCGATCCGGGCTGGGGCCAAGGTGACCGTTTTGG GTTCTACTAAAGCCCATCACGGAATTCATCACCGTAACTAG